Proteins encoded together in one uncultured Desulfobacter sp. window:
- the nifE gene encoding nitrogenase iron-molybdenum cofactor biosynthesis protein NifE: MTSISVLKQREKQIYQKGKQPFEMECETKSLAGAVSQRACVFCGSRVVLYPIADALHLIHGPIGCASYTWDIRGAQSSGPELHRMSFSTDLSETDIIYGGEKKLKKALLELIEKYSPKAAFIYCTCIVGIIGDDVDAVCRQVEEETHIPVIAVHSEGFKGTKKDGYKAACDALFSLIERNKTPRVTIPDSINILGEFNIGGETWIIKKYYEAMGVKVVSVITGDGRVEEVQQARNAALNVVQCSGSVTHLAKQMEKEYGIPYIRVSYFGIEDTSDALYQVAVHFKENPEILKRTQELIKKEVQAIVPTLEAMKKDLEGKKASIYVGGAFKGFSMIKALKTLGMEVVLAGSQTGTKEDYEVLRQMCNEGTVIVDDSNPLELAKYSVEKDADLFIGGVKERPIAYKMGIGFCDHNHERKIPLVGFEGMVNFAKEVHGTVTSPVWDLVPRRQKPTGQGGVI, from the coding sequence ATGACCTCCATATCGGTACTCAAACAGAGAGAAAAACAGATTTATCAGAAGGGTAAACAGCCCTTTGAGATGGAATGTGAAACCAAGAGTCTGGCCGGTGCAGTCAGCCAGCGGGCCTGCGTATTCTGCGGCTCCCGGGTGGTGCTTTACCCCATTGCCGACGCCTTGCACCTGATTCACGGCCCCATTGGGTGCGCCTCCTATACTTGGGACATCAGAGGGGCTCAATCTTCGGGCCCGGAGCTTCACCGGATGAGTTTTTCAACGGATCTGTCTGAGACCGATATTATTTATGGCGGCGAAAAAAAGCTGAAAAAAGCATTGCTGGAGCTTATTGAAAAATATTCACCCAAAGCCGCTTTTATATATTGTACCTGCATTGTGGGTATTATTGGTGATGACGTGGACGCGGTCTGCCGCCAGGTCGAAGAAGAGACCCACATTCCTGTCATCGCTGTCCACTCCGAAGGATTTAAAGGCACCAAAAAAGACGGATACAAGGCGGCCTGTGACGCCTTGTTCAGTCTGATTGAAAGAAACAAGACCCCCCGGGTCACCATTCCCGACTCCATTAATATTCTGGGTGAATTCAATATTGGCGGAGAAACATGGATTATCAAAAAATATTATGAAGCCATGGGGGTCAAGGTGGTCTCGGTGATCACCGGTGACGGCCGGGTGGAAGAGGTCCAGCAGGCAAGAAATGCCGCCCTGAACGTGGTTCAGTGTTCAGGGTCCGTGACTCATCTTGCTAAGCAGATGGAAAAAGAGTACGGCATCCCTTATATAAGGGTCTCCTATTTCGGCATTGAAGATACCTCGGATGCCCTGTACCAGGTGGCGGTACACTTTAAGGAAAATCCTGAGATTTTAAAAAGGACCCAGGAGCTGATTAAAAAGGAGGTTCAGGCCATTGTCCCCACCCTGGAAGCCATGAAAAAAGACCTTGAAGGTAAGAAGGCATCCATATACGTAGGCGGCGCGTTCAAGGGTTTTTCCATGATCAAGGCGTTGAAAACCCTGGGCATGGAAGTGGTGCTGGCCGGTTCACAGACCGGCACCAAGGAGGATTACGAAGTGCTCAGGCAGATGTGCAATGAGGGTACGGTCATCGTAGACGATTCAAACCCTCTGGAGCTTGCCAAGTATTCCGTTGAAAAGGATGCGGACCTATTCATCGGCGGCGTTAAGGAAAGGCCCATTGCCTATAAAATGGGTATCGGGTTCTGCGACCATAACCACGAACGAAAAATCCCTTTGGTCGGCTTTGAAGGCATGGTCAATTTTGCAAAAGAAGTCCATGGCACCGTTACAAGTCCGGTATGGGATCTTGTGCCCAGGCGGCAGAAACCAACTGGACAGGGAGGTGTGATATGA
- the nifK gene encoding nitrogenase molybdenum-iron protein subunit beta, with the protein MLLRHTPKEIRERKTLVVNPAKTCQPIGAMYAALGVHGCLPHSHGSQGCCAYHRSTLSRHYREPVMAATSSFTEGASVFGGQANLIQGLLTIFTTYDPDMVAINTTCLSETIGDDVNQIVKKAKKDGTVPEGKYIIHTATPGYVGSHVTGFSNMVNAMALQLSEKTGKSNGRVNIVPGFVEPADMTEIKDIARTLGIDSIVFPDTSGILNGPLTGKFVMFPKGGTSISDIKSAGDSMGSIGLGAWASADAVKSLDTQYKVPCQVLDLPIGLLATDRFVDALRTMGGVSVPDSITRDRGRLLDIISDMQPHLYGKKVALAGDPDQLISLTEFFVTMGMKPVHIVTGTPGKAFVKRIKEITARFGDEINVELKSDLYHLHQLIKNEPVDLLICNTYGKYIARDEDIPFVRHGFPILDRIGHSYVPTVGYKGGLQFLIKILGALMDRTDRDAPEERFELVE; encoded by the coding sequence ATGCTGCTTCGACATACACCCAAAGAGATTAGAGAAAGAAAAACCCTGGTTGTTAATCCGGCCAAGACCTGCCAGCCCATCGGAGCCATGTATGCGGCCTTAGGCGTCCATGGCTGTTTGCCTCACAGTCATGGGTCCCAGGGTTGCTGCGCCTACCACAGGTCTACCCTGTCCCGTCATTACCGTGAACCCGTCATGGCGGCCACCTCCTCTTTTACTGAAGGGGCATCGGTATTTGGCGGTCAGGCCAACTTGATCCAGGGCCTTTTAACCATATTCACCACCTATGACCCGGACATGGTTGCGATTAACACCACCTGTCTGTCGGAAACCATTGGCGACGACGTGAACCAGATTGTCAAAAAGGCCAAAAAAGACGGCACAGTCCCCGAAGGCAAATATATAATTCATACGGCTACGCCGGGTTATGTAGGCTCCCATGTTACGGGTTTTTCCAATATGGTCAATGCCATGGCGCTTCAGCTTTCTGAAAAGACCGGCAAATCCAACGGCAGAGTCAATATTGTTCCCGGATTTGTGGAACCGGCGGACATGACTGAAATAAAAGATATAGCCCGCACCCTGGGCATTGATTCCATCGTTTTTCCGGACACCTCCGGCATTCTTAACGGACCGCTCACCGGAAAATTTGTCATGTTTCCAAAGGGCGGAACAAGTATCAGTGATATAAAGAGCGCTGGTGACAGCATGGGTTCCATCGGGCTTGGCGCCTGGGCTTCGGCTGATGCGGTAAAATCCCTTGACACCCAGTACAAGGTCCCCTGTCAGGTGCTGGACCTGCCCATTGGCCTGCTGGCTACGGACCGGTTCGTTGATGCGCTTCGTACAATGGGCGGTGTCTCCGTACCGGACTCCATCACCCGGGACCGCGGACGTCTGCTGGATATCATCTCAGACATGCAACCCCATTTGTATGGTAAAAAAGTGGCCCTGGCCGGTGATCCGGACCAGCTCATCTCCCTGACCGAATTTTTTGTCACCATGGGCATGAAACCGGTTCATATCGTCACCGGCACCCCGGGAAAAGCATTTGTCAAACGGATTAAAGAGATCACTGCCCGGTTCGGAGACGAGATCAACGTTGAGCTTAAAAGCGACCTGTACCACCTGCATCAGTTGATCAAAAACGAACCTGTGGACCTGCTGATCTGCAACACATACGGCAAATACATCGCCCGGGACGAAGACATCCCGTTTGTACGCCACGGCTTCCCCATCCTGGACCGGATCGGCCACTCCTACGTTCCCACAGTGGGATACAAAGGCGGGCTGCAGTTCCTGATTAAAATCCTGGGTGCCCTGATGGACCGCACGGATCGGGATGCGCCCGAAGAACGTTTTGAACTGGTAGAATAG